The stretch of DNA tatttctttctttttgataCAAGAGTTGTCCCAAATGGATGAAGGTTTTtgcctacaaattattttttaaaaaaaaaacaggccaCCCGTCCTGCCCCATTTCACTGAAACAAAGCAAATTAACGTTCTAAAGCGTGTTGAGTACATTTCATCACACACCCGTCACCACAGATCGGCTCACCGGCACCATGCGACGAGAGCTACGACGACGCCAGTGGAAAGCACATACAAGTCGCAACGTACTACGGCTAGAAGTCCGTGTCACCCTCATGCGTGATCAGTTCCCAGAACACAAGCCGTACATCCAGCATTCTACGCTCAATCTGCACAGAAGCTTGAAATCATCTGAAATCCCAAAAGCAAAGCAACTCCGCTCTGGCTAGCGAGAACAGCTCAAGACGCACGCAATGAGATGCATGTTTCATCTATAATCTATTCAATTAAAATTCAAACATCGATGAGCCCTTTAATTTAATTGATTTCCCTCGGCGCGGCGCTCGGCAAGATCTTATTGGCGCCCAGgcccagctgctgctgctgctgttgctgctttgGGCACACCGGCCAGCCGCGGTGTCCATGCACGGGCTCCTCCCCCTTGAGCAACGGCAGCCTGTCCAGCGCCGCTGCGACAAACGTGGCCACCACGACCACCACCGGCCCGGCGGCCACCAGCCCCCCCGGCGCGACGGCGCCGCCCAGCACGGTGCCCCGTGGCCCTGCCAGGAAcaccgccgtccccgccgcgccGGGGCTGGGGAAAGGGAAGAAGCAGCCGGCCAGGCCCAGTATCTCCGTGGTGCCGCGGAgcaccagcgcggcggcggcggggtcccgGAGCACGACGTCGGCGACGCGGCCGGCCGCGCCCAGCACcagcgcgccccgccgcccgcgccgcgcgaaCGCGGCGACGCACGAGAGGACGTCGCGGCCCGGGGGCACCTCCAGGACGTGGGCGCGCATCGCGCTGGGGCACTCATGCTGTGCGATCACCACCGGCGGCCCGCTGGGCACGGGCCTGCGCCGCGGCAGGTGGTGCTGGCggcccgccgtcgtcgtcctcgccgcggTGGTCTTGGAGGCCATCACGCCGCCCGGGCGCACGCGGCACGTCCGATCCGACCCGGTCCTTGCAGATGGTGATCCACGATGAGGGCCGGGGTGAGGTCGGGTTAGTTTGTCGTTGGCTTTTAAAGGGTTAGGTGCCCGGGCAGGCAGCAGAACTAAGCAGAGGCTGTTGGTTAGCAAGGCAAATAAGCGTGACACAGTTTACTAGTCTATCTCTGATGGAGATAAGCTCGAACATCCTAACAAGCTCCCAACTGTCACGGTCCAACTAACATTCCTTA from Panicum virgatum strain AP13 chromosome 9K, P.virgatum_v5, whole genome shotgun sequence encodes:
- the LOC120648518 gene encoding AT-hook motif nuclear-localized protein 23-like gives rise to the protein MASKTTAARTTTAGRQHHLPRRRPVPSGPPVVIAQHECPSAMRAHVLEVPPGRDVLSCVAAFARRGRRGALVLGAAGRVADVVLRDPAAAALVLRGTTEILGLAGCFFPFPSPGAAGTAVFLAGPRGTVLGGAVAPGGLVAAGPVVVVVATFVAAALDRLPLLKGEEPVHGHRGWPVCPKQQQQQQQLGLGANKILPSAAPREIN